In the genome of Mycteria americana isolate JAX WOST 10 ecotype Jacksonville Zoo and Gardens chromosome 7, USCA_MyAme_1.0, whole genome shotgun sequence, one region contains:
- the SELE gene encoding E-selectin produces the protein MICLWFLSLLAYGLTILQGVSCWTYHYSDTNMTYREAELWCKKRYTNMVAIQNKEEISYLNNFLPFNPGYYWIGIRKINEVWTWVGTNKELTEEAENWASGEPNGKGNNEDCVEIYIKRGKDDGKWNDEQCEKKKVALCYTASCNPSLCSGRGECIETINNHTCHCNPGFYGPECEFVESCDPLKKPDHGSLECNHPLENFGYNSSCTVQCEEGYKLTALESVYCTSSGVWSAPLAACKAVTCPALEMPAHGAVNCSHPSVELTWGTTCEFTCEEGFALTGPATLQCGSSGAWDRQQPSCAAVRCEAVTWPEEGFVTCDHAPADLAYGSRCDFRCSEGYVLDGPSSIECMAQGQWSEPVPKCKAVTCPALEMPAHGAVNCSHPSVELTWGTTCEFTCEEGFALTGPATLQCGSSGAWDRQQPSCAAVRCEAVTWPEEGFVTCDRASADLAYGSRCDFRCSEGYVLDGPSSIECMAQGQWSEPVPKCKVVQCEPLSSPEKGFMDCSHGAGNFTYNTACHFSCLEGWRLNGSHVLECSHSGNWTASLPTCEASEQVTYVSVGVAATSASLLSTASFILWLARRFRRKAKKFTPSSSCQSLTIEGSFQSAGQNV, from the exons ATGATTTGCTTGTGGTTCCTATCTCTTCTTGCTTATG GACTTACAATACTGCAGGGCGTGAGTTGTTGGACATACCATTATTCAGACACAAACATGACCTACAGGGAAGCAGAGCTGTGGTGCAAAAAGAGGTATACTAACATGGTTGCCATTCAGAATAAGGAGGAAATCAGCTATCTCAATAACTTCTTACCCTTCAATCCGGGTTACTACTGGATTGGAATCAGAAAAATTAATGAGGTATGGACCTGGGTTGGAACTAACAAAGAACTgacagaagaggcagaaaactGGGCTTCAGGTGAGCCAAATGGCAAAGGGAACAATGAGGACTGCGTTGAAATCTACATCAAAAGAGGGAAGGATGATGGCAAATGGAATGATGAGCAGTGCGAGAAAAAGAAGGTCGCCTTGTGCTACACAG cttcttgCAACCCATCTCTCTGCAGTGGCCGTGGAGAATGCATAGAGACTATTAACAATCACACCTGCCATTGTAACCCTGGATTCTATGGACCTGAATGCGAGTTTG TTGAGAGTTGTGATCCACTAAAGAAACCTGATCATGGGAGCCTCGAGTGCAACCATCCATTGGAGAACTTTGGCTACAACTCGTCCTGCACAGTTCAGTGTGAGGAAGGCTATAAACTGACTGCATTGGAATCTGTATACTGTACCTCTTCTGGGGTCTGGTCTGCCCCCCTTGCAGCATGCAAAG CTGTGACCTGTCCTGCCTTAGAAATGCCTGCTCATGGTGCTGTGAACTGCTCCCATCCCTCTGTGGAGCTCACCTGGGGTACCACCTGCGAGTTCACCTGTGAGGAAGGATTTGCCCTGACAGGACCAGCCACACTGCAGTGTGGTTCTTCTGGGgcctgggacaggcagcagccATCCTGTGCAG CTGTGAGGTGTGAGGCTGTAACCTGGCCAGAAGAAGGCTTTGTGACCTGTGACCATGCTCCTGCGGATCTCGCCTATGGCTCGCGCTGTGATTTCCGCTGCAGCGAGGGCTATGTTCTGGATGGTCCATCCAGCATTGAGTGCATGGCGCAGGGACAGTGGTCAGAGCCAGTGCCAAAATGCAAAG CTGTGACCTGTCCTGCCTTAGAAATGCCTGCTCATGGTGCTGTGAACTGCTCCCATCCCTCTGTGGAGCTCACCTGGGGTACCACCTGCGAGTTCACCTGTGAGGAAGGATTTGCCCTGACAGGACCAGCCACACTGCAGTGTGGTTCTTCTGGGgcctgggacaggcagcagccATCCTGTGCAG CTGTGAGGTGTGAGGCTGTAACCTGGCCAGAAGAAGGCTTTGTGACCTGTGACCGTGCTTCTGCAGATCTCGCCTATGGCTCGCGCTGTGATTTCCGCTGCAGCGAGGGCTATGTTCTGGATGGTCCATCCAGCATTGAGTGCATGGCGCAGGGACAGTGGTCAGAGCCAGTGCCAAAATGCAAAG ttgtaCAGTGTGAACCACTGAGCTCTCCTGAGAAAGGCTTTATGGATTGCTCACATGGTGCTGGGAACTTCACGTACAACACAGCCTGCCACTTCAGCTGTCTAGAAGGATGGAGGCTCAATGGTTCTCATGTTCTTGAATGCAGTCATTCAGGAAACTGGACTGCTAGCCTGCCCACATGTGAAG CTTCTGAACAAGTCACCTATGTCTCTGTGGGTGTAGCAGCCACAAGTGCCTCTCTGTTGTCCACAGCATCATTCATCCTTTGGCTTGCAAGACGTTTCCGAAGAAAAG caaagaaatttACTCCTTCCAG TAGCTGCCAGAGCCTAACCATTGAAGGTAGCTTCCAAAGTGCTGGCCAGAATGTCTAA